A genomic window from Streptomyces sp. NBC_00234 includes:
- a CDS encoding DoxX family protein — translation MSSVLIIATVGCVVANAFIAIADYARAPFVLANSAEVRLPPAAMPYLATLKLTGAVGLLMGLLGVHWLGLAAGIGLTAFFIGAVLAHVRARVFYNIAFPSGYLLLAVASTSFFVGKL, via the coding sequence GTGAGCTCCGTACTGATCATCGCCACGGTTGGGTGCGTCGTCGCGAACGCCTTCATTGCGATCGCGGACTACGCGCGGGCACCGTTCGTGCTGGCGAACTCCGCAGAGGTTCGACTCCCGCCAGCTGCAATGCCGTACCTGGCAACCCTCAAACTCACGGGCGCTGTCGGCCTTCTCATGGGGCTGCTCGGGGTCCACTGGCTGGGCCTGGCAGCAGGAATCGGCTTGACCGCGTTCTTCATCGGCGCGGTCCTAGCTCACGTCCGCGCACGCGTCTTCTACAACATCGCCTTCCCGAGCGGCTACCTGCTACTCGCAGTCGCCAGCACCAGCTTCTTCGTGGGCAAACTATGA
- a CDS encoding VOC family protein has product MSTIKQFQVTFDCAEPARLAAFWCEVLGYVVPAVPEGFATWEEYHHSLPPEDEVYFACADPSGVGPRVLFQRVPEGKVVKNRVHLDVRVGTGLVGDERLATLEGECARLMALGAKHVLTQRADGVNESCITMQDIEGNEFCLA; this is encoded by the coding sequence ATGTCAACGATCAAGCAGTTCCAAGTGACCTTCGACTGCGCGGAACCTGCGCGCCTCGCCGCCTTCTGGTGCGAGGTGCTGGGGTACGTCGTACCGGCAGTCCCGGAGGGCTTTGCCACGTGGGAGGAGTACCACCACTCGCTGCCGCCTGAGGACGAGGTCTACTTCGCGTGCGCTGATCCCTCGGGTGTGGGCCCGCGTGTGCTCTTCCAGCGAGTTCCCGAAGGCAAGGTCGTCAAGAACCGGGTGCATCTTGATGTGCGGGTCGGCACAGGGCTCGTGGGTGACGAGCGCCTGGCCACACTCGAGGGCGAATGCGCACGGCTGATGGCGCTCGGCGCGAAGCACGTGCTGACGCAGCGTGCCGATGGCGTCAACGAGTCGTGCATCACGATGCAGGACATCGAGGGCAACGAGTTCTGCCTCGCCTGA
- a CDS encoding SMI1/KNR4 family protein encodes MSIESLEVALPGLVAQRLEVPRRIDWQLVFDGLGTRLPDDYVTLAESYPRLQIGQFLFVTSPLPGNEARFVEGKTEDLAGAEGMAHKGMLGGYPVFPESGGLLQWGSSIDGDEFHWRTEGQPNEWTVVVAGRNDDWFHYKGSLSSYLAWLCSGTATPHRIPPNFPGPEPIVSVD; translated from the coding sequence TTGAGTATCGAATCCCTGGAGGTTGCACTGCCGGGGCTGGTGGCGCAGCGTCTCGAGGTTCCAAGGCGCATCGACTGGCAGTTGGTTTTCGACGGGTTGGGGACTCGACTGCCGGACGACTATGTCACTTTGGCGGAGTCGTACCCTCGACTGCAGATCGGGCAATTCCTCTTTGTGACGTCGCCGCTCCCAGGAAACGAAGCGCGATTCGTTGAGGGGAAGACAGAGGATCTCGCTGGTGCCGAGGGCATGGCGCACAAGGGAATGCTCGGCGGCTACCCTGTGTTCCCGGAATCGGGAGGGTTGCTGCAGTGGGGCAGCTCGATAGATGGGGACGAGTTTCACTGGCGAACAGAAGGGCAGCCCAACGAATGGACAGTCGTTGTGGCTGGGCGGAATGACGACTGGTTCCACTACAAGGGCAGCCTCTCGAGCTATCTCGCCTGGCTGTGCTCCGGAACGGCCACACCTCATAGGATCCCTCCGAACTTTCCGGGGCCTGAACCCATAGTTTCCGTCGACTAA
- a CDS encoding sigma-70 family RNA polymerase sigma factor — translation MTITVEEFETARPHLLSAAHRMLGSAHDAQDAVQTAWLRVMIARPSPSIENPSAWLTTVTARVCLDELRARRRRNEAPLLADAIPAAELAADEAILRTEDVSRALMVLLNQLTSSQRVAYVLHDLFSVPFDQIAHVLGGTVPSAKKHASRARQRLDSAQHASERNSRPDQQIVEAFLTAAQTGDTRRMIQLLAPDSVRDADAALLPRGARTAVIGAVDIATETVHFRDRIQAACRLTVNNKPVYLIAPGGHPLATIEISTANQKVTRITLRLAQADDHFAAALPSTTS, via the coding sequence ATGACGATCACGGTCGAGGAATTCGAGACCGCACGACCGCATCTGCTGTCGGCTGCCCACCGCATGCTCGGCTCGGCTCATGACGCCCAAGACGCCGTCCAAACGGCATGGTTGCGGGTCATGATTGCCCGACCCTCACCATCGATTGAGAACCCGTCAGCCTGGCTCACGACTGTCACCGCCAGGGTCTGCCTGGACGAGCTGCGTGCCCGACGCCGTCGCAACGAAGCGCCGCTGCTCGCGGACGCCATCCCGGCCGCAGAACTGGCCGCGGACGAAGCAATCCTCCGTACAGAGGACGTCTCCCGGGCGCTCATGGTCTTGTTGAACCAGTTGACCTCGTCCCAACGGGTCGCGTACGTCCTGCATGACCTGTTCTCTGTGCCGTTCGACCAGATTGCGCACGTGCTGGGCGGGACAGTGCCCAGTGCCAAGAAACACGCCAGCAGGGCTCGACAACGCCTCGACAGCGCCCAGCATGCCTCGGAGCGGAACAGTCGGCCAGACCAGCAGATCGTCGAAGCCTTTCTGACAGCAGCCCAAACCGGGGATACGCGCAGAATGATCCAGCTGCTCGCGCCCGACAGCGTCCGCGACGCCGACGCGGCACTCCTGCCTCGCGGAGCCCGCACCGCCGTCATCGGTGCTGTCGACATTGCCACCGAGACCGTGCACTTCCGTGATCGCATTCAGGCGGCTTGCAGACTCACTGTCAACAACAAACCGGTGTACCTCATCGCCCCGGGAGGACATCCCCTCGCCACGATCGAGATCAGCACAGCCAATCAGAAGGTCACGAGAATCACGCTGCGATTGGCCCAAGCCGACGACCACTTCGCGGCCGCCCTACCGTCAACAACCTCCTGA
- a CDS encoding sulfite exporter TauE/SafE family protein: MSRARPALGVTSLAALVPHARAHRVRWRTGLLFGAFSMVGEYGGGRLAEHIPGRVLLIAFALMMLATAVAMLRKPRKAGNGRDPPTVNCPSSTSPSRVSWSAR; encoded by the coding sequence ATCAGCCGAGCGCGACCAGCGCTCGGTGTCACCAGCCTGGCCGCGCTGGTCCCGCACGCACGGGCGCACCGGGTCCGCTGGCGGACCGGTCTGCTCTTCGGCGCGTTCAGTATGGTCGGCGAATACGGCGGCGGACGTCTCGCCGAACACATCCCCGGAAGGGTCCTCCTCATCGCCTTCGCGCTGATGATGCTGGCCACCGCTGTCGCGATGCTCCGAAAGCCCCGAAAAGCCGGAAATGGGCGCGACCCGCCCACAGTGAACTGCCCCTCAAGCACATCGCCGTCGAGGGTCTCGTGGTCGGCGCGGTGA